The DNA window tggacagagagtcccagccagctgactgtgattgaccattaattagaaacagccacatgagaccaatcacagatgcacctgttgcattctacagcagcagataatcattgtttacatattgttcctgaggcctctcagcttctcaggagaaaaaaattaaaggaaagggtttttcagaaaatatcatggctacaacCCCCCCTCAACACTCCTACCCTGCTCCCATTCTCCCATTGTCCCACATGCCCCAAGTTACCCCTAgtccctctcccagctgctcactGAGTTGCTGTCACACCTCAATTGGTGTCCCCTATCAGATGACATCCCTCTAGGCACCTTGAGGCCATAGGTGATCTCTTGGAGGAGTGGTTGGGAAGTCACCTGGGTGGCTTCCCCAGCCTTGTTGGTGTGACAGGAGAACTTCTGGACCCCCCAAGAAGGGATCCCCCAACACCAGGAGATACCTGAGCCCATGTTGGCATGGTAGCTCAGAAATTCCACTTTCCAGTTATCATTGCCACCATTTTAATGAAGAGATGGGACTGCCATTGGGCTAAGAAGGATTTATTGCTCAGATAACCATCAGTCTCAGAGGCCATGGGATTTTAGAGGAGCAGGCAGTCAGCCATAACACAAAATGGTCACAAGTTCTTTGTTGCAAGACACTCTATAACTTTCCAATCCAATGGActgttattttgcttttctaacctATCGCTGTAACTCACTTCCATTGCACTGCAGATGTTTTTACCCAATGGACTTCTAACTCACGTGCAcaccttttcttctattataACTCATAAGCTCTTCACTTACTATATTCAACCACATTTCTGTACTatagacccttcaccatcttacACAATACAGTTCCTTACTTACTTCAGGCATATTCTTACTCACAACTTTAGAAACAtaaatttaggatttttctgCTAAATGCCTGTGTACTTTATTCTTATATCAATTCAAGCtcctggggggcactggggacacttggggaaGGGACATGGGACAGGAGTTGCAGACTTGGGCCGTGGGGGGCTCCAGCATGACATTGTGGAGACAGGGGTTGATACCCAGATTTGGTTTGGGGTCCAGGGATGACTCCAAAAGTGTCACAGGACGGGGAGCTTGACTGGGGTGTGGGAGAGGGCTGagggggatgctgggctgggtgagggAGTGGCTTTGGGTATTTGGATGAGGTTCCTGAGGGCCCTGGGGTCACAAGTGGTCTAAAGGGGTGTAGGAGCAGGAGTGAGTTCCTGGGGAGCACTGAGGACATGGATCTGGCTCCGCTCCATCTGGACCTTCAGCAAATACAACTGCGCATTGCTGTGAGGTGACAGCACCGGGGACACCCTGGGGGGGGGTGCGGACACTCACTGTGGGCATGGGGACTCCCATGATAAGGCTCAGAGGAACATGACACTCACTGGGGATGGGGGACAGTGGTACAGGGGCACCCACACTCTGTGGGTGGACAAGGACACCCAGAGCTGGAGAGAAACACTGGGATAGCCAGTGCAGGGGACACCCACTGACAGTGTGGGGACAGGTACACCCAGtcctggggacagccactgtTGGCTGGGGTCACACATGACAGGACatgtggggtttggggacactccctggcacctgtggggaCACTCACTGAGAGTCTGGAGTGAGGGACACCCCATGATGGGGACACTGAATCTGGGGACACCCATTGTGGGCATGGGGAAAGGAACACCCATGACAGGACACTGGGAGGGGAACCccccagctgggaggggacagggacattcCTGCCAGGAAAGGccagggacagagacagagaaagcgacagagacagagaaatcCCCATACTCACCCTGTCCCTCCATACCAAatgcagtgctgtggggatgggcCCTGTGTGCTGTACATGGGTGGGCCAGGAGCCCCATAGCATTCCCTGAACCTCTGCCACCCCTATGGCACTCCCTGAGTCCCCCTAACCCCTGTCACTGCTAAGCCCACCATGAAATCTCTTACACCCCTGGCCCCCATACCCCACAGTCCCCTACTCCTTGTCACCTGTTACCTCATGGTCCCCATTTATCTTGTCACCCCTGACATACCTTTATGACTGTCCCTGACCTTACTCCTTCCCTGGTCCCCCTGAGCACCCTCTTTTATTCCCAGGAGCACCCCCAGGAGCACCCCTAGAGCCGCCTTCCACCTCAGAGATCTCCGCCTcaccccacatccctggaagttgCCACCAGGATCCTCTGAGCCGCAAGGCTGGCAAGGCCACCGAGGTCACTGTGGTGACTGTGGTGACTGTGGCCACCATGGCCACCATAGATGCCAAGATCACTGTCATTGCTGTGGCCACCACAATCAGCAAGATCACCAAGACTCCCATGGAAATAAGACCCCCAAAGTTACCAAGGCCACCACAGCCACTCTGGCCCCCATGACCACTATAAAGCACCAGGGCCACTGTGACCACCATGATCACTATAACCACCACAGCCACTCTGGTCACCATGCTCACTGTAAACACCAAGGACACTGTGACCACCATGATCACCAAGACTCCCTGAGCCACAAGGATACCACAGCCACTGTGACCACTATGACCACCAAGGCCTTTGTTCAAAGGAATTCTATTAAATAATGCCATCATAACAATTCCATTAAATAAATCTGTcacagccagccaaaagtgaTTATTCTTAAGCAGGACTTGATGTCATTCCCCACACCAGCACTCACGagaatttctctttctctcagcCTCAAGGAGGATCCTTGGGGAACATCCCCTTTCCAAAAGAGGAACATCAAAGACATTTCATTGCAAGCAGAAATAGGGGAGAGGAATCCCTGTCTTAGAGGGGACTGGACATTCCCAGGGTCAGCTGATGAATAGCCAGGCCCAGGTCTGGTGCTTCAGCATCAGTTGTCAATTcagagttggtgatttgggctGGTTTTCACCCAATTCAGCACCAAAATCAGCACCAGACCCCTCCCAATCCAACCCTGATGGCAAGAAATGGGGCATTGATTCTTGGTCACATTCCAGGCAGAGCATCCTACCACATCCTGCTGTTCATGGAGACCTTAAAGGCTGGAAATTGGAAGGCTGAAGAGGGCAAGGACAGATcctgtccctggggagggacagtCCCTAGTTCCAGTCCAGGCTGGGGGAGACATACTGGAGCATATCTGGAGAAGGACATGGGGTTGCTTGTGGGTGACCAGTGGAGCTGGCTGTGTGGCCTGGGGCCAAGAGGGATCTAGGGGACATCAGGAGGTGCGAGGCCAGGAGGTCAGGAAGTGATtgtgcccctctgccctgcacagTGAGGCACATCAGGATTGCTCTGTCCAGCTCTGtccagtgccatgtccagttctgggctgctctggatcCATTCGTGGTCTCAGGGATAatgctggctgagctgggaggttGGGCCAGGTGCACCCTCTGTGTCCTTTGTGTCTCATCctttctgggatttggggattctggCAGTTGCAGTTCAGGAATTGTTCACTGGAGGACAGCAGTGAGCGTGGGAATTCAGTGGCACTGTGCAGTTCCAGGTGCCAACAGCAGGCGGCAGCACGAGCTGCTGGCGCTGCCAAgggcctgccctgctccatgctGGCCCCGGGGGCTCTgcaatggtttgggatggagcgACCTTAAAGCCTGTccggtgccagccctgccatgggcagggacatcttcccctgggccaggctgctccaggccctgcccagcctggccttggacacagccagggatggggcagccacagcttctcagggcagcctctgccagggcaTCACCTCTGTCACTGGGAAGGATTTTATAGCAAAGATGGGTTGTGAAAAATGACTAGATGAATTGGATTCTTTTTCGGGAGAAATTGTTGTCAATGTCTTCAAAATGGATCTTGATGGCTCCACAAAAATGAAGTTTGTCACTGAACCCTGGTGCTTTGACCAGAAAGTTTCAACTCCAGAACTTGGAGAGAGAAACCCCACAGGGAATATGGCTGTGGAAACTCTGTCCCTTTATTTGAATTGAGTTTCAAGACTATTTTGTGAACACTTAGCTTTTCATAGTGTGGCTTTTCCCCACATGCTGAAGGTGCTGGTTAGAGCCTAAAATCTGACTGGCAAAAATTATAAAAGGATGTAAAAGTATTTACACAGGACAATTAAAGCGGCTGGAAGCAGTGTTCAAAGAGATAAAGGGAAGCCTGGGCCAggggaagatgtccctgcccatggcagggctggcaccagaCGGGCTTTAAGGTcgctccatcccaaaccattgcAGAGCCCCCGGGGCcgagaaggggggggggggggggggggggcaggtgCTCAGTAGCCCCAGCAGCTCGTGCTGCCGCCTGCTGTTGGCACCCAGAACTGCAGCTGGGGGCGGTGCATACACAGTGCTGCTAATTGCCCACACTCGCTGCTGCCCTCCTGTGGACAATTCCCAAACCGTAACTGccagaatccccaaatcccagaatgggtcaggctggaaggacCCAGAGTGGGCACCTGGCCCCacctcccagctcaggcagcaTCATTCCTGAGACTGGGATTGGAAATTAGAGCAGCCCATAACAGGACATGGCACTGGGCAGAGCTAGACACGGCACTCACGATgtgcctccctgggcagggcagaggggcacaATCACTCCCTGACCTCTTGGCCTCACACTTTCCAACACCCCCTGGTTCCCTCCTGGCCCTTATCCACATGGCCAGCTCTACTTGTtacccaccagcacccccaggtccttctccagagctgctccagcacatcccCACCAGCCAGGACTGGCACTGGGGACTGTGTTCCCCCAGGGACAGGACCTGCCCATGCCCTCTAGAACCTCCCAGTTTCCAGTCTTTAAGGTCCCCTGAAGTCCAGGATGTGGCAGGATGCTCTTCCTAGAATGTACCAAAGGGACAGTACTCTATTTTTGTGGCCATCGGGGCAACATTGAGAGGGGTCTTGATCTAATTTTGGTGCTGAATTGGGctaaaaccaccccaaatcATGAACCCCAAATAGACAACTGAGGATGAAGTGCCAGAGCTGGACCTGGCCATCTATCAACTGACCCTGGGAGTATCCAGTCCACTCTCAGACAGAGATTCCTCTCCCCTATTCCTGTTTGGAATGAAATGTGTGTTGACATTCCTCCCTCAGGAAGAGGTTGTTCCCCAAGGATCCTCCTCAAGGCTGAGAGAAAGAGACGTTCCCACGAGTGTTGTCCGGGGAGTGACATCGAGCCCTGCATAAGAATTGtcacttttggctggctgtgACAGACCTTTTTAATGGAATTGTTTTGATTAaagtatttattaaaatgtgCTTGCCCAATGGCTTCTGTATGCACAGTGGTCAGTGTGGCGGTGGAAGCCTTGTATCTCAGGGAGTCTTGGTGATCATGGTGGCCATGGCTTCCACTGTGACTACGGTGACCTCAGTGACCTTGGCAGCCTCATGGCTCAGAGGATCCTGGTGgccactgccacagctgtggcagctAGGAGGAGTCCTCTGAGGTGGAAAggggtgctggggatgctccaaCCTGAGGGACAAAGAGAGGGATCAGAGGGACCATGTGGGGAGTAAGGGGTTTGGGGATGGCCATAATGGGGAGAGAGGGATTACAGGAGTGATGGGGACCATGAGGTGATGCATTGCAGGATGTTGGTGAGGGCACAGGGGTCTATAGGGAGCCAGGAAGGTCAGGGATTCATGGTGGGCTTAGGGGTTACAGGGGGGAGCCATGGGGGTTCATGACCCACCCTCATCCAGCACACACGGCCCAtcctcacagcactgcccaAGGTGGGGAGAGACAGGGTCAGAACGGGGAGATCCCaatctctgtccctgtccctgttatCCCCTGGCAGGGGTGTCTCTGTCCGTGTTCCCACCCAGAAGTGCGGGCCCCCATCCCTGTGGCCTTTCATGGGTGTTCCTATCCCCATGCCCACAACAGGAGTCCCCAAACTTGCTGTCCCCAGCATGTTCCCCCACACACAGTGGGTGTGTCTGTCCCAGTCCCCATCCCCAGTGAGTGTCATTGTCCTCTGTGCCCTCTCAtgggtgtccccatggccacaGTGGGTTTCCCATCCCCCCAGGCCGTTCCTTAGTGCTCTCACCTCACACCACACGCAGTTGAATTCGCTGAAGGTCCCGGTGGAGAGGAGCTGGATCTGTGTCTTGTTTCCCTCCTGGGTGATTTGGGTGACATTGAAGGTCTCAAAGGGTGGGATCAGCACCACCTTCTCTTCTGGATGTTCGGTGAAAAACTGGATTTCCACGCCATGGCACGTGTGCAGCTCGAGCACCGTGTCATTGGAGCACTCGCCATTTGGTTTGCTCAGGGACACCAACAGGAATTCACCAAACCGGATGATATCGCCATGCTGTGCCTCAAACCAGACCCCACAAACCCTCTGGAAAACATCAAGACACTGCCCTTTCTGAGCATCCCGCAGCGTTGCCAGGGCATCGGTCAGCAGGAAATGCAGCGTTTTGAAGTGGAAGTTGTCCCGGTATTCCATGTCGGGACTCCCGGCCACACGCACAGCATCATTGAACATGCTGGACAGGCCATCCATTGTGAAGGCCATAATGGCAGTGGCCTGCTCTGGAGACAGAGGGGACTCAGGGGGCCCCCGTCTCTGCCACTCGGCTGCAGCCTTTACCCATACCTCAGCAAACTTCTCATTCTGCTCAAACTCGGAGTTGTTGAGGGCTGGCAATGCCGCCTTCATGGCAGGGCCACAGCCCTGGTACTGGTCATCGAAGGAGTACGGGGCCATGTCCAGGGTCACCACCTCGACAGCCGTGGTGGCCATGGCCATTGCCAGTAGTGCCAGGGTCTGAGCCAGTGGGGCCATGTCAGGGAGAGGCCACAGCGACCAAGTGTGGACACTggaggacacagaggggacGTGGGGGAGACACGGGGAGGGTTCCTCAGTGAGGgactggggaggggagaggggtcAGCCCAGGGGGAAGGGAGGCActcctggccagcagaccccTGGGCATGTCTGGAGTCCCTGATCCCAAAGTCTGTGTTACTTAGGCCTCCCCAAGCTCCCCAGGGATGCCAATTCCAATTGCGCAGTACCCCAGCCCCCCAGAAGCCCAAATATACTCACATGAATTCAAGTTCCCCCAGGCCCCCTACAACACTGATCCAAATCCTGGAGTCacaccctgagccccccagtGTCCCTCTCACCCATCCTCAGACCCCAATTCCACTCCCATTCCCCAGTTCCTTTGGTGTCACCTCAGGACATCAACCCAAATCCAGGCatcacccccagccccaaaagTGTCTGCCAGCACCCCCATGACCCCAATCCCCTCTCATCATCCCGTGTTCTCCCCTCACTTACCCCCAGAACATCCCATGACCCCAATACCAGTCCTGTGACTCCCCCAGTATCCCCCAAGCACCAGAATCCCAATTCCTCAGTCCCGTGTCCACCACTATGTGTCTGCCTGGAGTCCCCCCCTGCCCTTGATACCGAAATCGGCCGGAGTGAACTCCCTGATGGAACTGGAGGTATCAGAAAGCCGGAATTCTTTATCAGCTCGGACTCACAACAGATGTGTCCTGGTCCGCAGATCAGTAAGGACTCAGCTATGGGGTATTTATTCACCATAatcataaatattaattaaaatgtgCCACTTATCTAATACAGAAACTGTACTTTTCCCGTAAATCATTTGCATATATCTCCCTCCTCCTACAAGTTCTTTTATTGCACTGGAGTGTTGTAAAAATGGGGCTTCTGGGTATCATTTTCACCAAAAACTTTGATATCAAAGGGACTTTCCCTGGAACAATTTCGTTGCACAGGTGCTGTTGGTTCCTGTTACAGAACTTGCCAAAACCCAACTGGAGTTCCCTTTAGCTGTTTCTCCTCAGGTTATAGCCATGATTTTCATCTTGTGTGCACACCTCAGGCCATCCATCGCCTGACCCTGGCAATGCCTAGTCCCCTCTCAGACAGAAATTCCATTCCCCTATTCATACTTGGAATGAAATGTGTGTGAGGTTCCTCCCTCAGCAAGGGGATGCTCCCCAACAGTCCTCCTCAAAGCTGAGAGAAAGAGACGTTCCCACAAGTGTTTGTATGGGGAGTGACATTGAACCCTGCTTAGGAATTGTCATATTTGGCTCTCTCTCTCAGAATTACTTAATGGAATTGTTTTGGTAGAATTATTTAATTGAGTTGTTTTAATAGAATCATTTAATGGATTTGATTTGACAGAATAATTTAATAGAATGTGAATTGACCAAATCAGACCCTCTGGCCACACCGTGTCTGGAAATAGACATCATGCACACCCTGGAACACTAGGTGACACTGACCGTTCTGAGCATGCCTCAGTATCACCAAGGCCTTGGTCAGCAGGAAATGCAGTGTTTGGAAGTGGAAGTTGTTCCAGAATTCCTGGCGGGAGTaccagctgcacacacagctgcatTGAAGTCCTtacaaatttccttttttgcGTAGGCCATGAGAGcaacagcctgggctggggttgccagaggggacacaggggacacaggagaGCCCTGATTTGCCACTCAGCCTCGGCCTTCACCCAGGTCTGGGTGAAGAGAGGATTCACCTGGAACTCAGAGTGGCTGAAggccagcagcctcagcagctctggtACTGGTCATCAGAGGAGTCCTGGGCCATGTCTAGGGCCACCACCTTGATGTCTGCAGTGGTCACAGTCATtgtcagcagtgccagggtgtgAGCCAGGAGAGCCATGGCATGGAGCTTACTGGGAGCAGtgtgggacactgggggacaaAGTGGGACAagcactgaggggacactgaggacaCATGGGGGTACATGGGAAGGGTTCAGATGTGAAGGGCTCAGCATGGCTCCCGAGTTCCAACTATAGGAACTTTAGAACAGTGGTCATTTATGCTCATTTCCAAGGAAGCCATGGACATTATCCTTTTGTTCTCCTATGCGATGAGTCTCTTTGTCAGGGACAGGGTTGCATTTGGTTAGTTTTTCTGGATTGTGATCTGTACTCCATATATTTTGTCTTGTATTTAGCAGACAACCAGTAACAGTCTTAATAATAGCCTTACAGGTGGGAACTGCTTTAACATAAGGGTAC is part of the Ammospiza nelsoni isolate bAmmNel1 chromosome 1, bAmmNel1.pri, whole genome shotgun sequence genome and encodes:
- the LOC132083317 gene encoding erythroblast NAD(P)(+)--arginine ADP-ribosyltransferase-like, encoding MAPLAQTLALLAMAMATTAVEVVTLDMAPYSFDDQYQGCGPAMKAALPALNNSEFEQNEKFAEVWVKAAAEWQRRGPPESPLSPEQATAIMAFTMDGLSSMFNDAVRVAGSPDMEYRDNFHFKTLHFLLTDALATLRDAQKGQCLDVFQRVCGVWFEAQHGDIIRFGEFLLVSLSKPNGECSNDTVLELHTCHGVEIQFFTEHPEEKVVLIPPFETFNVTQITQEGNKTQIQLLSTGTFSEFNCVWCEVGASPAPLSTSEDSS